The Verrucomicrobiota bacterium nucleotide sequence GATCAAAAAATGCTGGCGGTCGATTTTTCAACGGAAGTCGCCGAACCAGTTGAATCTACCGGATCGGACGAACCCTCAACTCTCAACTCTCAACTCTCAACTCTCCGCGTCCGGGGTTTCATTGGCGCGCCGGGCGTCTCGCGTTCAACGCGCGAAGACCAGCATCTGTTCGTGAACCGTCGGCCGGTGGAAAATCGCGGACTGAACTTTGCCTTACTCGAGGGCTATCACACTGCGCTGATGAAAGGGCGTTACCCGGTTTGCTGTTTGTTTCTGGAAATCGATCCCGCCGCCGTGGATGTGAACATTCATCCGTCCAAACGTGAGGTAAAATTCCACCAAGAAGCCGTCGTGCGGCGACTCGTCGCGCAAGCGGTGCGCGAAACACTGCTGCGTTTTCATTCGGGAACGACCGCGGAAGACGACACCCGAAGCCGAGAGTCGAAAGTTGAAGGCCGGACGCCGGAGCGTGTCACAGCGGTTGGACGGACACTTGAAGTCAAACCGACGCCGGAATTTTCCGCGCCGCAATTGCCGAACTTCCCGTTGCCAGCCAAACCGGTTCCTGAATGGCCGGCGCGCCCGGTCGAAACGCGCCCGTTGCCGATGGGTTTTTCCTCCGTTCGCCCGACGCCGGCACCTTCAACCCCTGCGCCCACTCAATTACCCGATCACCCAATCACTCAATCACCAGTTTCCGTTCCTTTATTGAACGTCCCGCTTCGTCTCGTCGGCGTCATCGGGAAACTTTACGTGGTGCTGGAATCCGACCGCGGACTGGTGCTGCTCGACCAGCACGCGGCGCACGAGCGGATTTTGTTCGAGCAAATGCTGACGCGGCTGGAGCAGCAGGGCAACGCGTCGTCGCAACGTTTGTTGTTGCCGGAGACGGTCGAGTTGTCCGTGCGCGACGCGCAATTTCTGCGGGAACAATTGACGACCCTCACGCGGCTGGGGGTTGGTTTGAGCGAGTTTGGCGAACGCACGTTCTTGCTCGATGCGCTGCCGCCCTTTGTCAAAGCCCCCGATGCGCGCCGCTTTGTTCTCGAACTCGTGGACGAACTCAAGGCCGCCGGACAGGAAGTCAATTCGCTGCGGCTCGGCGAACATACCGTGGCCAAAACCGTCTGCCGTCATGCTGTCAAAGCCAACGATCCGCTGCGCGGTCGTGAATTGGAAAATCTTGTGGAAGACCTGCGCCGCTGCGCCATGCCTTACACCTGCCCTCACGGAAGGCCAACGTTGATCGAAATGAACTATCGCGAGCTGGAGAAAAAGTTTGGAAGGACGCAGTAATGACTATTGCAATCATTGTCGGCGCAGGTTGCGGGTTCATTTCAGCCCGAAAAGCACGCTCGACAGAATTTTACGTCCACATTACTGTTTCGCCGTGAACCGAGATAGGCTGCAAATTTGCAGTTAACTTTACTGTACGATGAGACTTTCCATTTACATAGGCTTACTGATGCTGGCAACCTCATGCAGTACTTCAAACCCATCCGCTAAGAACTCCAGAGACCCTGAAGTCGGCTCGGAAGAAAAGCCCGTTTGGTTTTGGTTCGCTGGGGATGGCCCTCAGATGTCTCTTCAAGTGCGTCTCGATCAGAAAATAATCTACGAAACCAAGTTCCCCATCCGCCACGCGAAGCGTTCGAGCGCATACAGCAAAGGGCAAGAAAAAGCGATTCATTATTCGTTCACTTCAGCGAGGGCAATAGTGTGGCAGGGCTACAAGGACGCCGACGAAACTACTGCTGCGAACCAAAAAATATTGGGAGATATTTGGCTGGCAGGGGCTGACCCAGATTGCCTAATTCTCGGCATCGCTTTCGGAGGGCAAGATTCAAACTACATGAACACCCTTCACATTGCGCATCCAAACCAGCGCGATGAATCAACGATTGCGTCAGGCTTAGTGATTTTCACTGCGCCGATAGAGGGGAAGAAAACAAAGGCGTCCAAAATACCTAGATAGGCTGCGAAACCACCACGACTCGGGAAGTCGCCGGAAATTTAACTTGGATTTGATGCGGGAGCTTCCTCGGTTTTCGCCGGCACATCCTCAATCTTCGCGTTGTTCTGGAGAAACTCCATGACCTTTTCGTTGGCGACCTGGTCGTAGATTTCGACCAGGCCGTTGCGCTTCTGCAAATCTTTCAGAAATTTCTCCGGCGTGATTTGATACATCCGGGCCAGGTGCTGGACGCGCGCCGCCACTTCCGTCTGCGAGACTTTGATGTCTTCCTTTTCCGCGATCCGCTGGATCAGATAGGCCGCTTTCACCCGGTCTTTGGCGCTGTGGCTGGCCACGGAATAAATCTGCTCCTTCTGTTGCTCGATCAATTCCCGCGCCACGCCGCGCTGCTGGTTCTCGCGGACGATGTCATAGACAACGTTGCGCGTCTCCTGCGTCAGCACCGACTCCGGCAAATCGAAATTCACCCGGTCGAGCAGCGCCCGCACGAGTTGATTGCGGATGCTCTTGTTCTGTTTGAACGTCAGTTCGTTTTGCAAATCGGTGCGGACACCGTCGCGCAGTTTTTCAAGACTCTCCGCGCCGTAGGCCTTGGCAAAGGCTTCGTCGAGCGCCGGCAAAAGCTTCTCCTTCACTTCCACCACTTCGACTTCATAAACACCCTTTTGCCCGGCCAATTCCTTCGTCACGAAATCAGCGGCGAAATCGACGTTGACGGTGCGTTTCTCGCCGGCAGTGGCGCCGATGAGTTGCATGGCAAAACCGGTGATGAACGAATTCGGTTCGACGTTGATCCAGAAATTCTTTGCCTCGTTTAAACCCTTGGCCGTGGGCGCCGTCTCAGTGATCGGTTTGCCGTTGCACGCGCCGGTGTAATTGACCACCACCACATCGCCGGTTTGAACCGGACGGGCGACGGTCTGGAAATTGGTCTGTTGCTCGCGCAAAAGATTCAACGCGCGTTCGATGTCTGCTTCCGTCACTGACGCCACTTCGCGTTTGACGGGCAGCCCTTTGTATTCGGGCAGTTGAATCTCCGGCGCGGTTTCTATCGTCGCCGCGAACTGCAACGCTTGACCGCGGCCGAACTGAATCTCCTCGATGTCGGGATAGCCGACCACATCCAGCTTTTGTTGCTCGACCGCCTTGCGATAAGCGTCGGGGATCAGCTTCTTTTTGACTTCGTCGTGGATGTCCTTGTCGTATTTCTTGAGCACCATGTCGCGCGGCGCCTTGCCCGGTCGAAACCCCGGCAGCGACACCTGCCGTTGGAAGTCCTTCATCATCGACTCGAAGGCTTCGTCCACTTCCTTCGCCTCGATTTCCACGCGCAACAGCTTTTTGCACGGCGCAAGATTTTCCATCGTCACATTCACAAATTAAACCTTTCGATTGAGCGCTGAAAACCGCGTGCCCAAACGTCTGCTGGGTTTTCGCGTTCAGCGAGTCGGGGAGCGTAGGTTAAGCCCTTGCTTTACGTCAAGCTTGTCATCTGATTTTACGGGCAGGAATGAGAATGACCCCTCAATCGAAGGAAGTCAGCGTGTGCGTCCCTCCTCACCCAACCTTCTCCCCCAGGAGAATCAGGGTGAGAATTCCCCGAAGAATCTCGCTCCTTCAACCAGAACCGCGACTCCGAGTCGGGGCCGGCCGTAGCAGCCGACGTGAGTCGGCTCTGACTCTCATCGAAGTCAGACGGAGCGGACTGACGTCCGCTGCTACGAGGTTCATGGAAAGGGCGAGTGTTCGCGACTGACTAACTTCGTTTTTCCAACTGCAACCTCATCAACTCGATGGCGGCGGGCCGTAGTGCGCGGCATGAGAAATGTAGGCGGCGACATCGTGGAGCATGGCTTCGATGGTTGAGGCTAGCGGCGCGACCGTGACGAGGCCCGAGAACACCGCGCGATCGCCAATCGAGTCTTCAATCAAGAATGCGGGTCGCTGATTGACTTGAAACGAATGAAACTCTGCCGTGCTGGCGCGGACGCGGGCTTCGATCTCCTTCGACTTCGCCTTGGCGAGCAAGGCCGCAGAGTCGAGGTCGGCGGCTTTTGCGGCAGGCGCCACAGCTTCTTCCCAGCGCCCCACCTTGCGTCCTTCCCGCAATGCTGCATGAGCGATGGCAAGACGCACATGATCGTCGGTCACACCAAAATCCTTCGCCGCTTCGGCGACGGCGTTCGGCGCAAGATATTCCTTCATCCCCGACTCATACCAACCTGCGCTCAGCATGAACGGCGAGCGCATGATTGTGCCACTGCGGCGAAAATACCATTCCTCCTCCTCCCGCGTGGCCGGAATGCTGGATGCATCCAGCAAAGCAGTTTTCCAAGCGAACTCGACTTTGCCAGTGTAACGCTGCTTCAACTCCGCCCACGCCGGCTCGGCCCAATAGCACCAGGAAGAAATGACATCAAGGTAACAGATAATTTTAACATTCATCAGCCCTTTGTAGCCAGCGCGGGGCGACGGTCAAATTCTAAAAATTGGGCCGTGCACTTGATTTTCGCTGGGATCAGACACGCTAAAGCGTGAACTCTAACACTGCGCGAGGCCGGTTGCGTTGGAGTTCAACCTTTAGGTTGGCCCTGACGGCATGAGAGGAATCAAGTGCATGGCCCAATTCTAAAATTAAAAATGCACCACGAGTTCACGCGATATTGCCTCATTGGCGAAGCGAATCCAGAGCAACTCGTCAGTGCTGGAGTACTCGAAGTCCTTCACCACCTGGCCAGCCAGTTTGATTTCGCGTGGCCGCTTCGCCGAGTGTATGAGGACAACCGCCGGCGTGTTGCCGACACCTTCAACGGTGAGTGTGAGTGAGTTCGCATTGAGTTTTGCGGGCAAGGCCTTGCAGGCTGACGCCAGCACTCGCGGCTTATGTCCGCGGACGGTGGTCAGATCGAGAAGAAAAAGACGGGAAGCCTCGGACAGGGTGACGGCATCGCGGACCTGGAGCGCGGGATCGAAAAGATTCACGAACTTGCCGTGCACTTCTTTTGGCTCGCCTGCAACTGATTCGTCCAGGCCCGCGGCGATGAGATACGGCCCGCGTCGGAGCAAGAGATAATTCGTCTCGCGCCACTTCAGACCGACACGCAGCGCCGCTTGTTTTACGCTGGCCGCCAAGCGTGTATCGCCTTCCGCGCTGGTGGCGAGCATCGCCGGGTTCTCCCGCATCCAGAACACGGCGCCTTGGCCGACTTTTGCGCCCACCCCGGACTGCGCTTCGTCGAGTTTGCGTCCGGTCAGACCGAGTTGTGCGAAGAGACGCTCACGCGGTGTCGCATGACTGCGTCCGTCGCTGTTCCACCATTCGCAGACGTGGTTGTAGGGATCGTCGTCACCGTCAATCACGACCAGCGCCCCGCCACGCTTCACCCATCCGGCCAGCGGCAAGTGAACTTCCGGCGTCAGCGGTTTTTGGCCGTGGTAACTCAGCAGCAGCACGCGAAAACCGTGGAGGTAGCGCGGCACCGTGACGTTCTCCAACTGGACCGGTGTGATCGGCATCCCGCGCTTGAGGAGCGGCAGGGCGAGGCCGTAAACATGGCTCAGGTGCGCGTCGCCCGGCGTGGGTTCGCCGCGCTGAAACATCAACGAATCACTTACGAGCACGCCGATTCCCCCGGTGCCGCAGTCCCACTCCACGCGCGACTGCTTCATTTCGTTGAGGGAGTTCATCACGATTTGCAGCTCCGTTGCGTAAGCAGGCGGAATCGGTTCGCGCTCGGCCGGCTTGCCTTTCTTCGGATAACTCCCACCGAAGACGCGCTCCGGCCACGGTGCGACTTCGTAACGCCAGACTTCCGGCTGGAAAAGTGACGCGACCAAGGTCGATTCCCAGTTCACGCGGTAATCCTCCCAATCGTGGTTGGGATCGTCCTCGACCGGGTCGTTCAAATACCAGACCGTGCGGCCCGTGGCGCGAACGAGATTCTGCATGGCACCGTATTCGAGGAACGCAGTTTCGAACGTGCGCTCGCGCAATCTGCCACGGAACAAGTTCGGTGTGCGTGACGTGCCGGTCCAGACTTGCGCGATGTAGCCGTCGCAGCCTTCGAGGCGGGCGAGGCTGGACTCCGGACTGACGATCCGCCAATGCGCGTAATTGAGCAGGCTGTGAGTGGGGACGTAGCAACGAACGTGGCGACCGGTGCGTTTGTTGAATGCCTGCACGTGATCGAACACCTGCTGCAACGCGCGGCGATAGAGAAAATATTTCAGCTTGGACGCGCGCCATTGAGCGTCCACCGAACTGTGCGGCGGTTGCCAATCCTCGCCGTAGTAACTGCGCCACTCGCGCTTGAAGCCTTCAGAATAACCACCACGCACCCAGAATTCCGGCTCTTCAAGATGAATCGCCTCGGCACCGGCATCGAGCGCCCGTTG carries:
- the mutL gene encoding DNA mismatch repair endonuclease MutL, which produces MNRIRLLSEQVANQIAAGEVVERPASVVKELVENSLDAQATRITVEIQAGGRSLIRVTDDGAGMSRDDALLCLERHATSKIQKAEDLAAIATMGFRGEALPSIASVSRFTLTTREREVGVQPSGCFGSTDSLKAELQPIEGTQVIVNGGKIVEVKAAGSAPGTSVEVRQLFFNLPARRKFLRSEETESAHIQHYLTLAALAYPEVAFTFQKDGRLVWQLPALKSGQEVSERLPVLRERLRAIHGGDQKMLAVDFSTEVAEPVESTGSDEPSTLNSQLSTLRVRGFIGAPGVSRSTREDQHLFVNRRPVENRGLNFALLEGYHTALMKGRYPVCCLFLEIDPAAVDVNIHPSKREVKFHQEAVVRRLVAQAVRETLLRFHSGTTAEDDTRSRESKVEGRTPERVTAVGRTLEVKPTPEFSAPQLPNFPLPAKPVPEWPARPVETRPLPMGFSSVRPTPAPSTPAPTQLPDHPITQSPVSVPLLNVPLRLVGVIGKLYVVLESDRGLVLLDQHAAHERILFEQMLTRLEQQGNASSQRLLLPETVELSVRDAQFLREQLTTLTRLGVGLSEFGERTFLLDALPPFVKAPDARRFVLELVDELKAAGQEVNSLRLGEHTVAKTVCRHAVKANDPLRGRELENLVEDLRRCAMPYTCPHGRPTLIEMNYRELEKKFGRTQ
- the tig gene encoding trigger factor, translated to MNVTMENLAPCKKLLRVEIEAKEVDEAFESMMKDFQRQVSLPGFRPGKAPRDMVLKKYDKDIHDEVKKKLIPDAYRKAVEQQKLDVVGYPDIEEIQFGRGQALQFAATIETAPEIQLPEYKGLPVKREVASVTEADIERALNLLREQQTNFQTVARPVQTGDVVVVNYTGACNGKPITETAPTAKGLNEAKNFWINVEPNSFITGFAMQLIGATAGEKRTVNVDFAADFVTKELAGQKGVYEVEVVEVKEKLLPALDEAFAKAYGAESLEKLRDGVRTDLQNELTFKQNKSIRNQLVRALLDRVNFDLPESVLTQETRNVVYDIVRENQQRGVARELIEQQKEQIYSVASHSAKDRVKAAYLIQRIAEKEDIKVSQTEVAARVQHLARMYQITPEKFLKDLQKRNGLVEIYDQVANEKVMEFLQNNAKIEDVPAKTEEAPASNPS
- a CDS encoding DsbA family protein → MNVKIICYLDVISSWCYWAEPAWAELKQRYTGKVEFAWKTALLDASSIPATREEEEWYFRRSGTIMRSPFMLSAGWYESGMKEYLAPNAVAEAAKDFGVTDDHVRLAIAHAALREGRKVGRWEEAVAPAAKAADLDSAALLAKAKSKEIEARVRASTAEFHSFQVNQRPAFLIEDSIGDRAVFSGLVTVAPLASTIEAMLHDVAAYISHAAHYGPPPSS